In Bacillus sp. DX3.1, the following proteins share a genomic window:
- a CDS encoding ATP-dependent Clp protease proteolytic subunit, with amino-acid sequence MTERDGFTNEEKEPDAKEASVLEKIQQLGQTNVPQMNESRIHCLTIVGQVEGHVQLPPQNKTTKYEHVIPQIVAIEQNPKIEGLLLLLNTVGGDVEAGLAISEMVASLSKPTVSLVLGGGHSIGVPIAVSTDYSFIAETATMTIHPIRLTGLVIGVPQTFEYLDKMQERVIRFVTKHSKVTEDRFKELMFAKGNLTRDIGTNVIGIDAVKYGLIDDVGGIGHAVRKLNELIDMRAEMNQEGKLLQ; translated from the coding sequence ATGACAGAACGTGATGGTTTCACAAATGAAGAGAAAGAGCCTGATGCGAAAGAGGCATCAGTGTTAGAAAAAATTCAACAGCTTGGTCAAACGAATGTTCCACAAATGAACGAGTCGCGCATTCATTGTTTAACAATCGTTGGACAAGTTGAAGGGCATGTCCAGTTACCACCACAAAATAAGACAACCAAATACGAACATGTGATACCACAAATTGTAGCGATTGAACAAAACCCAAAAATTGAAGGTTTGCTTTTATTGCTTAATACAGTAGGTGGCGATGTAGAAGCAGGCTTAGCGATTTCCGAAATGGTGGCTTCGCTCTCAAAGCCAACTGTATCTCTTGTTTTAGGTGGAGGGCATTCGATTGGTGTACCAATTGCGGTATCAACAGATTATTCGTTTATTGCAGAAACTGCTACAATGACAATTCATCCAATTCGTCTGACGGGTCTTGTCATTGGTGTGCCGCAAACATTTGAGTATCTGGATAAAATGCAAGAACGCGTTATCAGGTTTGTAACAAAACACTCAAAAGTGACGGAAGATCGTTTTAAAGAGCTTATGTTTGCGAAGGGTAACTTAACACGCGATATTGGGACAAATGTTATTGGGATAGATGCAGTGAAGTATGGTTTAATAGATGATGTCGGTGGTATTGGGCATGCGGTTCGGAAATTAAATGAATTAATAGATATGCGAGCAGAGATGAATCAGGAAGGGAAGTTGCTACAATGA
- a CDS encoding ribonuclease J, with the protein MKRKEIDAIKVFALGGVGEIGKNMYCVEIDSEIFIVDAGLMFPGDEMFGIDIVIPDITYLVENQDRVKGLFITHGHEDHIGGIVYVLRKLSIPVYGTKLTLGLIQEKLGEAGMLGRVDLKTIDSNSTVEFNTTTVSFFGTTHSIPDSVGVCFHTSQGAIVYTGDFKFDQTPIGNNGADLGKMAQIGNEGVLCLLSDSTNAERPGYTGSEKEVGVEISKVFYNAEGRIIVASFASNVHRIQQVFDAAAETGRKVAVVGRSMVKVVDIARRLGYLEVPDGMVISLQEVDNFPEKKVAILTTGSQGEPMAALSRMAKQAHKQISIRKGDTVIIAASPIPGNEISVSRIIDLLFRAGAEVIYYGERKVHVSGHGSQEELKLMLNLMKPKYFIPVHGEFRMQKAHAYLAEDVGVLKENIFIVEKGDVIAFEGEEAKPAGKVQAGNVLIDGLGVGDVGNIVLRDRKMLSQDGILVVVVTLGKDEKKIVSGPEIISRGFVYVRESEALIERSTDIVRTIVEQSIKEYSIEWSMLKQNIRELLGQFLYEETKRKPMILPIIMEV; encoded by the coding sequence ATGAAGAGAAAAGAGATTGATGCTATAAAAGTATTTGCGCTCGGTGGCGTAGGTGAAATCGGGAAAAATATGTATTGTGTGGAAATTGATTCTGAAATTTTTATCGTAGATGCAGGATTAATGTTCCCGGGAGATGAAATGTTTGGCATTGATATTGTTATTCCAGACATTACATATTTAGTAGAAAATCAAGATCGAGTAAAAGGCCTATTTATCACACATGGACATGAAGATCATATTGGCGGTATTGTTTATGTCTTACGAAAACTATCTATTCCTGTGTACGGAACAAAGTTAACATTAGGTCTTATACAAGAAAAACTTGGTGAAGCAGGAATGCTGGGGCGTGTAGACTTAAAAACAATTGATTCGAATTCTACAGTGGAATTTAATACGACAACGGTTTCATTTTTCGGAACAACGCATAGTATTCCGGATTCAGTTGGTGTGTGCTTCCATACATCACAAGGTGCTATTGTGTATACAGGAGATTTTAAATTTGACCAAACACCAATTGGCAACAATGGGGCAGATCTTGGAAAGATGGCACAAATCGGAAATGAAGGTGTTCTTTGTTTATTATCTGATAGTACAAATGCTGAACGTCCTGGTTATACAGGATCTGAAAAAGAAGTTGGCGTAGAGATTTCAAAAGTATTTTATAATGCAGAAGGACGCATTATCGTTGCTTCTTTTGCATCTAACGTACATCGCATTCAACAAGTATTTGATGCAGCTGCCGAAACTGGGCGTAAAGTAGCCGTTGTTGGTCGCAGTATGGTGAAAGTAGTGGATATTGCGAGACGTCTTGGCTATTTAGAAGTTCCAGATGGCATGGTCATTTCATTGCAAGAGGTTGATAATTTCCCTGAGAAAAAGGTAGCGATATTAACGACTGGTAGTCAAGGGGAACCAATGGCAGCCCTTTCACGTATGGCGAAGCAAGCTCATAAACAAATTTCTATTCGTAAAGGTGATACAGTTATTATTGCAGCTTCTCCAATTCCAGGAAATGAAATATCAGTATCTAGAATTATTGATTTACTATTTAGAGCTGGTGCAGAAGTTATATATTATGGAGAAAGAAAAGTGCATGTTTCTGGTCATGGTAGTCAGGAAGAGCTTAAATTAATGTTGAATTTAATGAAACCGAAATATTTTATACCCGTACATGGTGAATTTCGCATGCAAAAAGCACATGCATATTTGGCGGAAGATGTGGGCGTCTTAAAAGAAAACATCTTTATCGTAGAAAAAGGCGATGTAATTGCATTTGAAGGTGAAGAAGCAAAGCCAGCTGGTAAGGTGCAAGCGGGCAATGTTCTGATTGATGGATTAGGGGTAGGCGATGTTGGAAATATCGTCTTGCGCGATCGGAAAATGCTATCACAAGACGGAATTTTAGTAGTGGTAGTAACGCTTGGAAAAGATGAGAAAAAAATAGTCTCTGGACCAGAAATTATTTCACGAGGTTTTGTCTATGTTCGTGAATCTGAAGCATTAATTGAAAGATCTACAGATATTGTACGTACAATTGTAGAACAATCGATTAAAGAATATTCAATTGAATGGTCTATGCTAAAACAAAATATTCGTGAACTGTTAGGTCAATTCCTATATGAAGAAACGAAGAGAAAGCCGATGATTTTACCAATTATTATGGAAGTGTAA
- the dapA gene encoding 4-hydroxy-tetrahydrodipicolinate synthase codes for MLDFGTIATAMVTPFDKNGNIDFAKTTKLVNYLIDNGTTAIVVGGTTGESPTLSSEEKVALYRHVVSVVEKRVPVIAGTGSNNTHASIELTKKATEVGVDAIMLVAPYYNKPSQEGMYQHFKTIAESTVLPVMLYNVPGRSIVQISVDTVVRLSHIPNIVAIKDAGGDVLTMTEIIEKTADDFAVYSGDDGLTLPAMAVGANGIISVASHVIGNEMQEMIAAFQAGDFKKAQKLHQLLVRVTNALFMAPSPTPVKTALQMLGLDVGSVRLPLLPLTEEERITLHGVMQAIPR; via the coding sequence ATGCTAGATTTTGGAACAATTGCGACGGCGATGGTGACACCGTTTGATAAGAATGGAAATATCGACTTTGCAAAGACAACAAAACTGGTAAATTATTTAATTGATAACGGTACAACAGCAATCGTTGTAGGAGGAACGACTGGAGAGTCTCCTACATTATCATCAGAAGAAAAAGTAGCGTTATATCGCCATGTTGTATCTGTTGTCGAGAAAAGGGTGCCCGTAATTGCTGGAACAGGTAGCAATAATACACATGCTTCTATTGAATTAACGAAAAAAGCAACAGAAGTTGGTGTCGATGCAATTATGCTAGTTGCACCGTATTATAATAAACCGAGTCAAGAAGGAATGTATCAGCATTTTAAAACAATTGCTGAAAGTACAGTACTTCCGGTTATGCTATACAATGTTCCAGGACGATCTATTGTACAAATCTCCGTTGATACAGTTGTTCGTTTATCACACATACCAAACATTGTTGCAATTAAAGATGCTGGCGGCGATGTATTAACGATGACAGAAATTATTGAAAAAACAGCGGACGACTTTGCTGTATACAGCGGTGATGATGGTTTAACGTTACCAGCAATGGCGGTTGGGGCAAATGGTATTATCTCTGTTGCATCTCATGTGATCGGAAATGAAATGCAAGAAATGATTGCTGCATTTCAAGCTGGAGATTTCAAAAAAGCACAGAAATTGCATCAATTACTTGTAAGAGTAACGAATGCCCTATTTATGGCACCAAGCCCAACACCAGTAAAAACAGCGTTACAAATGCTTGGATTGGACGTAGGATCTGTTCGTTTACCTCTTCTTCCATTAACAGAAGAAGAACGAATAACATTACATGGTGTAATGCAGGCGATTCCTCGCTAA
- the dapG gene encoding aspartate kinase, producing the protein MKIIVQKFGGTSVRDENGRKHALHHIKKSLDAGYKVVAVVSAMGRKGEPYATDTLLGLVKQTESNISKREQDLLLSCGELISAIVFSNMLNENGLKAAALNGAQAGFVTNNDFTNAKIIEMNCDRILAELQEVDVVVVTGFQGQTKNGDTTTLGRGGSDTSASALGVALHAEYIDIFTDVEGVMTADPRIVKDARHLQNVTYNEICNMAYQGAKVVHPRAVEIAMHAKVPLRVRSTYSDSEGTLIAAYDGATKGRDVEERPVTGIAHVSNVTQIKVLAKEGSYDLQKHVFKEMANEGISVDLINISPTGVAYTVKDNVSNRAVELLQKLGYDPIVTEHCAKVSIVGAGMAGYPGVTAKIVTALAERGIQILQSADSHTTIWVLVKETDLVEAVNALHSAFELSKEKQLEQ; encoded by the coding sequence ATGAAAATTATTGTTCAAAAATTTGGTGGTACATCTGTGCGTGATGAAAACGGACGTAAGCATGCACTTCACCACATTAAAAAATCATTAGACGCTGGTTATAAAGTAGTTGCGGTTGTATCAGCTATGGGACGTAAAGGCGAACCATATGCAACGGATACGCTATTAGGTCTTGTTAAACAAACTGAATCTAACATTTCAAAACGTGAACAAGATTTATTGCTATCATGTGGCGAATTAATTTCAGCAATCGTCTTTTCTAATATGTTAAATGAAAATGGATTAAAAGCAGCAGCATTAAATGGTGCACAAGCTGGTTTTGTAACGAACAATGACTTTACGAATGCAAAAATCATTGAAATGAATTGCGATCGTATTCTAGCGGAATTACAAGAAGTAGACGTTGTTGTTGTTACAGGTTTTCAAGGACAAACAAAAAATGGCGATACGACAACACTTGGGCGTGGTGGAAGTGACACTTCAGCTTCAGCTTTAGGTGTTGCGCTTCACGCTGAATATATCGATATTTTTACAGATGTAGAAGGTGTAATGACTGCTGATCCGCGTATTGTGAAAGATGCACGTCATCTTCAAAACGTAACATACAATGAAATTTGTAATATGGCTTACCAAGGTGCAAAAGTTGTTCATCCGCGGGCAGTTGAAATTGCAATGCACGCAAAGGTACCACTTCGTGTGCGTTCTACGTACTCTGATAGTGAAGGTACACTTATTGCGGCATACGATGGCGCTACAAAGGGCCGTGACGTAGAAGAACGGCCTGTTACAGGAATCGCCCATGTATCAAATGTGACGCAAATTAAAGTACTTGCAAAAGAAGGATCGTATGATCTGCAAAAGCACGTTTTTAAAGAGATGGCGAATGAAGGAATTAGTGTAGATTTAATTAATATTTCACCTACAGGTGTGGCATATACAGTGAAGGACAATGTATCGAACCGTGCTGTTGAACTTCTTCAAAAACTTGGATATGATCCAATTGTGACAGAGCACTGTGCGAAAGTATCCATTGTGGGAGCTGGGATGGCTGGTTACCCAGGGGTTACCGCTAAAATCGTCACAGCTTTAGCTGAAAGAGGGATTCAAATTTTACAATCAGCAGATAGTCATACGACAATTTGGGTGCTTGTAAAAGAAACAGATTTAGTGGAAGCTGTTAATGCATTACATAGTGCATTTGAGCTTTCAAAAGAAAAGCAACTGGAACAATAA
- the asd gene encoding aspartate-semialdehyde dehydrogenase has protein sequence MEKKKSFHVAVVGATGAVGEQMLNTLEKRDFPIGKLTLLSSKRSAGKKLVFKGEEFTVQEATPESFEGVNIALFSAGGSVSKQLAPEAAKRGAIVVDNTSAFRMTENVPLVVPEVNEKDLKEHNGIIANPNCSTIQMVVALEPIRQQFGLKRVIVSTYQAVSGAGAAAIEELHEQSQAILNGEEAKANVLPVSGDEKHYQIAFNAIPQIDKFQDNGFTFEEMKMINETKKIMHMPELEVAATCVRLPVVSGHSESVYIEVEKEGVTVEEMKNLLANAEGIVLQDNPAEQLYPMPSTAVGKNEVFVGRIRKDLNNNKGFHLWVVSDNLLKGAAWNSVQIAERLVKLQLV, from the coding sequence ATGGAAAAGAAAAAATCTTTTCATGTCGCTGTAGTTGGAGCAACCGGCGCAGTTGGTGAACAAATGTTAAATACTTTAGAGAAACGTGATTTTCCAATTGGAAAGTTAACGTTACTTTCATCTAAACGTTCTGCAGGTAAGAAACTTGTATTTAAGGGAGAAGAATTCACAGTACAAGAAGCAACTCCTGAAAGCTTTGAAGGAGTGAATATTGCACTCTTTAGTGCAGGTGGATCTGTATCTAAACAATTAGCACCAGAAGCAGCAAAACGTGGTGCAATTGTTGTTGATAATACAAGTGCATTCCGTATGACGGAAAATGTGCCGCTTGTTGTACCCGAAGTGAATGAAAAGGACTTAAAGGAGCACAATGGTATCATTGCGAATCCAAACTGTTCTACAATTCAAATGGTAGTCGCTCTTGAGCCAATTCGTCAGCAATTTGGTTTAAAACGAGTAATCGTTTCCACATACCAAGCTGTGTCAGGTGCAGGTGCTGCTGCAATTGAAGAGCTTCATGAACAATCACAAGCAATCTTAAATGGGGAAGAAGCAAAAGCAAATGTTTTACCTGTATCAGGTGACGAAAAACATTATCAAATTGCTTTTAATGCAATCCCACAAATTGATAAGTTTCAAGATAATGGCTTTACATTCGAAGAAATGAAAATGATTAATGAAACGAAAAAAATCATGCATATGCCAGAGTTGGAAGTAGCAGCAACATGCGTACGTTTACCTGTTGTATCAGGTCATTCTGAATCTGTTTACATTGAAGTTGAAAAAGAAGGTGTAACAGTAGAAGAAATGAAAAACTTGCTTGCGAATGCAGAAGGAATTGTACTGCAAGATAATCCGGCAGAACAGTTATATCCAATGCCATCTACGGCAGTAGGCAAAAACGAAGTATTCGTTGGACGTATTCGCAAAGATTTAAATAACAATAAGGGATTCCATCTTTGGGTCGTATCTGATAACTTATTAAAAGGTGCTGCATGGAACTCTGTTCAAATTGCAGAACGATTAGTAAAATTACAATTAGTGTAA
- a CDS encoding dipicolinate synthase subunit B: MSLNGKRIGFGFTGSHCTYAEVMPYVEKIVAEGAEVLPVVSYTLQTTNTRFGEGAEWIEKIEAITGNKVINSIVAAEPLGPKIPLDCMIIAPLTGNSMSKFANAMTDSPVLMAAKATLRNGKPVVLAVSTNDALGLNGVNLMRLMATKDIYFVPFGQDAPEKKPNSMVARMELLQDTIVEAMEGKQLQPVVVEKFRYMN, translated from the coding sequence ATGAGTTTAAACGGCAAACGAATTGGATTTGGATTTACAGGGTCTCATTGTACGTACGCCGAAGTAATGCCGTATGTAGAGAAAATCGTCGCCGAAGGAGCAGAAGTATTGCCTGTTGTATCATATACGTTGCAAACGACAAATACAAGATTTGGTGAAGGAGCAGAGTGGATTGAAAAAATCGAAGCGATAACAGGAAATAAGGTGATTAATTCGATTGTAGCAGCAGAGCCACTTGGTCCGAAAATCCCCTTGGATTGCATGATTATTGCCCCGTTAACAGGAAATTCAATGAGTAAATTTGCAAATGCAATGACAGATTCGCCAGTATTAATGGCAGCAAAGGCAACACTTCGAAATGGAAAGCCAGTTGTGTTAGCTGTTTCCACAAATGATGCACTTGGACTAAATGGTGTGAATCTCATGCGTCTTATGGCCACGAAAGATATTTATTTTGTACCATTTGGGCAAGATGCACCAGAGAAAAAACCAAATTCAATGGTAGCACGTATGGAACTTCTTCAAGATACAATTGTAGAAGCGATGGAGGGAAAACAACTACAACCTGTAGTTGTAGAAAAATTCAGATATATGAATTAA
- the dpaA gene encoding dipicolinic acid synthetase subunit A has protein sequence MLTEMHIAVIGGDARQLEVIRKLVELDAKLSLIGFDQLDHGFTGAAKESMQNLDFTSLDAIILPVAGTNAKGEVDTIFSNEKVSITKDQIEKTPANFTIYSGIGTSHLEDIVSATNRKLVKLFDRDDVAIYNSIPTVEGTIMMVIQHTDYTIHGSNVMVLGFGRTGMSVARAFQALGAHVKVGARRSEHIARISEMMFSPFQMKDIEKEVCDVDIVINTIPHLVVTANAISRMPAHTLIIDLASKPGGTDFRYAEKRGVKALLAPGLPGIVAPKTAGQILANVLSQLLLTDMEARKGNGK, from the coding sequence ATGTTGACTGAGATGCACATTGCTGTCATAGGTGGAGATGCAAGACAGCTTGAAGTGATTCGGAAGCTGGTTGAACTGGATGCGAAACTTTCATTGATAGGATTTGATCAACTGGATCATGGTTTTACAGGGGCAGCAAAAGAGAGTATGCAAAATCTAGATTTCACTTCTTTAGATGCAATTATTTTACCGGTGGCTGGAACAAATGCAAAAGGGGAAGTAGATACTATTTTTTCAAATGAAAAAGTTTCTATTACGAAAGACCAGATTGAAAAAACACCAGCAAATTTTACTATATATTCAGGTATTGGAACTTCGCATTTAGAGGATATTGTCTCTGCTACGAATCGAAAGCTTGTGAAATTATTCGACCGTGATGATGTGGCTATCTACAATTCTATTCCAACGGTAGAAGGAACGATAATGATGGTCATTCAACATACAGATTATACCATTCATGGGTCGAATGTAATGGTTTTAGGCTTTGGTAGAACGGGAATGAGTGTAGCAAGAGCTTTTCAAGCGTTAGGAGCTCATGTCAAAGTAGGGGCGCGGCGTTCAGAACATATTGCTCGTATTTCGGAAATGATGTTTTCTCCGTTTCAGATGAAGGATATTGAGAAAGAAGTGTGTGATGTTGATATTGTAATTAATACGATTCCACATCTTGTTGTAACTGCAAATGCGATTTCACGTATGCCAGCTCATACCCTAATTATTGATTTAGCATCTAAACCTGGTGGAACAGACTTTCGTTATGCAGAAAAGAGAGGGGTTAAAGCGTTGTTGGCACCTGGTCTTCCAGGAATCGTTGCGCCAAAAACGGCAGGACAAATCTTAGCGAATGTTCTTTCTCAACTATTATTGACCGATATGGAAGCAAGAAAGGGGAATGGAAAATGA
- a CDS encoding YlmC/YmxH family sporulation protein yields MRLSELSGKEIVDLERAEKMGVLGHADLEINEKDGKIQALIIPVGKWGGFKREQQEIRVEWSRIKKVGHDMIIFDLANHSSSQ; encoded by the coding sequence ATGCGTTTAAGTGAATTAAGTGGAAAAGAAATTGTGGATTTAGAACGCGCAGAAAAAATGGGAGTTTTAGGCCACGCTGATTTAGAAATAAACGAGAAAGATGGAAAAATCCAAGCTCTCATCATACCGGTGGGAAAATGGGGTGGATTTAAAAGAGAACAGCAGGAAATACGTGTAGAATGGAGCCGAATTAAAAAAGTTGGGCATGATATGATTATTTTTGATCTTGCAAATCATTCAAGTTCACAGTGA
- a CDS encoding pitrilysin family protein: MIKKYTCKNGVRIVMENIPTVRSVAIGIWIHAGSRNENEKNNGVSHFLEHMFFKGTETRSAREIAESFDSIGGQVNAFTSKEYTCYYAKVLDEHANYALDVLADMFFNSTFDEEELKKEKNVVFEEIKMYEDTPDDIVHDMLTKATYETHPLGYPILGTEETLETFTGDTLRQYIKDHYTPENVVVSIAGNIDETFVQTVEQYFGNYEGTTNREQVHSPTFHFNKVARKKETEQAHLCLGFQGLQMGHEDIYNLIVLNNVLGGSMSSRLFQEVREQRGLAYSVFSYHSSYEDTGMLTLYGGTGSQQLDTLYETMQETLETLKNTGITEKELVNSKEQLKGNLMLSLESTNSRMSRNGKNELLLKKHRSLDEIIESVNLVTKTNVDELIRNMFTNEFSAALISPTGELPKGMK, translated from the coding sequence TTGATTAAAAAATATACTTGTAAAAATGGAGTAAGAATTGTAATGGAGAATATTCCAACTGTAAGATCTGTTGCAATTGGAATATGGATTCATGCGGGATCGAGAAATGAAAATGAAAAAAACAATGGAGTTTCTCACTTTTTGGAGCACATGTTTTTTAAAGGGACAGAGACACGCAGTGCGAGAGAAATTGCAGAATCATTTGATAGCATAGGTGGTCAAGTGAATGCATTTACTTCAAAAGAATATACATGTTACTACGCAAAAGTGCTTGATGAGCATGCGAACTATGCGCTAGATGTTTTAGCAGATATGTTCTTTAACTCAACATTCGATGAAGAAGAATTAAAAAAAGAGAAGAATGTTGTATTTGAAGAAATTAAAATGTATGAAGATACACCAGATGACATCGTACATGATATGTTAACGAAAGCGACGTATGAAACACATCCACTTGGATATCCCATTTTAGGAACAGAAGAAACACTTGAGACATTTACAGGAGATACGCTTCGTCAATATATAAAAGATCATTATACACCTGAAAATGTCGTCGTTTCGATTGCTGGGAATATTGATGAAACATTTGTTCAAACAGTGGAACAATATTTTGGGAATTATGAAGGAACAACAAATCGTGAACAAGTACATAGTCCAACTTTCCATTTTAATAAAGTAGCCCGTAAAAAGGAAACGGAGCAAGCTCATTTATGTTTAGGTTTCCAAGGACTGCAAATGGGTCATGAGGATATTTATAACTTAATCGTATTAAATAATGTATTAGGCGGTAGCATGAGTAGCCGTTTATTCCAAGAAGTGCGTGAGCAACGTGGCTTAGCGTATTCCGTATTCTCTTACCATTCTTCTTATGAAGATACAGGGATGTTAACGCTTTACGGCGGAACAGGAAGTCAACAATTAGATACTTTATATGAAACAATGCAGGAAACATTAGAAACATTGAAAAATACAGGTATTACAGAAAAAGAATTGGTTAATAGTAAAGAGCAGCTTAAAGGCAACCTTATGTTAAGCTTAGAAAGTACGAATAGCCGTATGAGCCGTAATGGAAAAAATGAATTACTGTTGAAAAAACATCGTTCGCTTGATGAAATTATTGAAAGCGTGAACCTTGTTACAAAAACGAATGTAGACGAATTGATTCGTAACATGTTTACAAACGAATTTTCTGCAGCGCTCATTAGTCCAACTGGTGAGCTTCCAAAAGGAATGAAATAA
- a CDS encoding polysaccharide deacetylase family protein, whose protein sequence is MRIRIFLSISILLFCMGPCSYVVFAKDHLYEEIQKQAKQYRIAPQNAVIDKIWKATPGYNGKEVDIEASYQNMKKVGEFDEKQLVYREVSPYTHLADLSPSPIYRGHPHKKMVGLTINVAWGNEYLPRILETLQKHGVKATFFLEGRWVKENLRFAKMIVDAKQEVGNHSYTHPDMKTLSAGAIHEQLQKTNQIIEAVTNQKVRWFAPPSGSFREEVVQSAANLRMGTIMWTVDTIDWKRPEPQVLLQRVMSKVHPGAIVLMHPTSSTAHALDTMISQLKEQGYKVGNITELLDEKRID, encoded by the coding sequence ATGAGAATTCGTATATTTTTATCTATATCTATATTATTATTCTGTATGGGACCATGTTCATATGTGGTATTTGCAAAAGACCATCTTTACGAAGAAATTCAGAAACAAGCGAAACAGTATAGAATTGCCCCGCAAAATGCAGTCATTGATAAGATTTGGAAAGCAACACCGGGATATAATGGTAAAGAGGTTGATATTGAGGCATCATATCAAAATATGAAGAAGGTCGGTGAATTTGACGAAAAACAACTTGTATATCGGGAGGTTTCACCATACACACACTTAGCAGATTTATCACCCTCTCCCATTTATCGGGGGCATCCACATAAAAAAATGGTGGGTTTAACGATAAATGTTGCTTGGGGAAATGAGTATCTTCCTCGTATATTAGAGACACTACAAAAACATGGTGTAAAGGCAACTTTCTTTTTGGAAGGTCGTTGGGTGAAAGAAAATTTAAGGTTTGCGAAAATGATTGTGGATGCAAAGCAAGAGGTAGGAAATCACTCCTATACACATCCTGATATGAAAACGCTATCTGCAGGAGCGATACATGAGCAATTACAGAAAACAAATCAAATTATTGAGGCGGTAACGAATCAAAAAGTACGTTGGTTTGCACCTCCAAGCGGAAGTTTTCGTGAAGAAGTTGTTCAATCGGCTGCTAATTTGCGAATGGGAACGATTATGTGGACAGTTGACACGATTGATTGGAAACGACCGGAACCACAAGTGCTATTGCAGCGTGTTATGAGTAAAGTGCATCCAGGTGCAATTGTGCTCATGCATCCTACGTCATCAACAGCACACGCATTAGATACGATGATTTCACAGTTGAAAGAACAAGGTTATAAAGTAGGAAATATTACAGAATTACTAGATGAAAAGCGAATCGATTAA